Below is a genomic region from Planctomycetota bacterium.
GCCAGAAGGACGCGCTGCCCCGGCTCGATGCGGAACCCGCGCCGCAGGCGCATCCGACCCTCCTCGCGCTCCGCGAAGATCGCCGTCGCGCCGAGGGCCCGCGCCAGTTCGTACGCCACCAGGATGCCTCCCATCGCCGGGCCGACGACCGTCTCGACCCGGTCGTCCGCGAAGGCCCGCGCCAACCGGCCGCACAGCCGCTCCGCACGCGCCGGGTCCTGAAGCACCAGCGCGCACTGGAGATACTTCGGGCTGTGCAGGCCGCTCGAAAGCAGAAAATGCCCCTCCAGCAGCGCGCCCGCCTCGCGAAAGGTCTCGAGGATGGCCTCACGGGGATCCGGCATCATGGGCT
It encodes:
- the pyrE gene encoding orotate phosphoribosyltransferase, which codes for MMPDPREAILETFREAGALLEGHFLLSSGLHSPKYLQCALVLQDPARAERLCGRLARAFADDRVETVVGPAMGGILVAYELARALGATAIFAEREEGRMRLRRGFRIEPGQRVLLAEDVVTTGGSLREVLAIVREAEAEVVGVAALVDRTSGRDPAFGMPLTALVQLDVPTHVPEECPLCREGVPVVKPGSRTAAGRKG